In one window of Paucidesulfovibrio gracilis DSM 16080 DNA:
- a CDS encoding Gfo/Idh/MocA family oxidoreductase, whose translation MNNMKLAVIGSGYWGKNLVRNFHALGVLQLVCDKNEALLEMFQDQYPGLEGTISYAEVIARDDINCIAIATPAETHYKLAVEAIMAGKHVYVEKPLALHGNEAEKLHALASEHGVTLMVGHLLQYHPVFVKLRQMVGAGELGRVDYIYSHRLNLGKIRREENILWSFAPHDISMILSLVGEMPDEVCCHGGYYLHKKIADVTTTHLSFPCGAKAHIFVSWLHPFKEQKLVVVGDKKMAVFDDTLPWEQKLTIYPHKINWQGQIPVPDKADGATVLVEQKEPLREECLHFLQCAKSGTQPLTDGAEGVRVLRVLNASQRSMDSGEEKCCINVAPGNHEAGAAFVHETSVVDEGADLGAESKVWHFSRILPGSRVGERCNIGQNVVIGPDVSVGNGCKIQNNISVFKGVTLEDDVFCGPSMVFTNVFNPRAHIRRMDQVRPTLVKKGATLGANCTIVCGNTIGRYAFVGAGAVVTRDVPDHALVMGNPGKRAGWVCACGEKLEDDLTCAVCGAAYAKAGTGLKPM comes from the coding sequence ATGAACAATATGAAGCTGGCGGTCATTGGTTCCGGATATTGGGGAAAAAACCTTGTCAGGAATTTTCATGCACTGGGCGTGTTGCAACTCGTGTGCGACAAAAACGAAGCGTTGTTGGAAATGTTCCAGGACCAGTACCCCGGTCTTGAGGGAACGATTTCATATGCCGAGGTTATTGCCAGAGACGATATAAACTGCATTGCTATAGCGACTCCTGCGGAAACGCACTATAAACTTGCGGTTGAGGCGATAATGGCCGGGAAACACGTGTATGTGGAAAAGCCCTTGGCCCTGCATGGGAACGAGGCTGAGAAGCTGCACGCTCTGGCAAGTGAGCATGGCGTAACACTCATGGTCGGCCATTTGCTTCAATATCACCCCGTGTTTGTGAAACTCCGCCAGATGGTGGGGGCGGGGGAGTTGGGACGGGTGGATTACATTTATTCTCATCGTCTGAATTTAGGCAAGATTCGGCGCGAAGAGAATATTCTTTGGTCTTTTGCCCCGCACGATATTTCCATGATCCTTTCCCTAGTCGGCGAGATGCCCGACGAGGTGTGTTGTCACGGCGGGTATTATCTGCACAAGAAAATCGCGGACGTCACCACGACCCACCTGAGTTTTCCCTGCGGAGCCAAAGCCCATATCTTTGTTTCCTGGCTGCATCCGTTTAAGGAGCAGAAGTTGGTGGTCGTGGGCGACAAGAAAATGGCGGTGTTTGACGACACGCTGCCGTGGGAACAAAAGCTCACCATCTACCCGCATAAAATCAACTGGCAGGGCCAGATTCCTGTGCCGGATAAAGCGGACGGTGCAACGGTTTTGGTGGAGCAAAAGGAACCGCTCAGGGAAGAGTGCCTTCATTTTCTCCAGTGCGCGAAATCCGGCACACAACCGTTGACCGACGGAGCCGAAGGCGTGCGGGTGCTCAGGGTTCTCAACGCAAGCCAACGCTCCATGGATAGTGGCGAGGAAAAATGCTGCATCAATGTGGCTCCGGGCAACCACGAGGCGGGAGCCGCCTTTGTGCATGAAACAAGCGTCGTGGATGAAGGAGCCGATCTCGGAGCCGAAAGCAAGGTCTGGCATTTTTCGCGCATCCTGCCAGGGAGCCGTGTCGGGGAGCGCTGCAATATCGGGCAAAACGTGGTGATCGGACCGGATGTCTCTGTGGGCAACGGGTGTAAAATTCAGAATAATATTTCTGTTTTCAAGGGTGTCACCCTGGAAGATGACGTGTTTTGCGGCCCGTCGATGGTGTTCACGAATGTTTTCAATCCGCGCGCGCATATTCGCCGCATGGACCAGGTACGTCCGACCTTGGTGAAGAAAGGCGCGACGTTGGGAGCGAACTGCACGATCGTTTGCGGCAACACCATTGGTCGGTACGCCTTTGTCGGGGCAGGCGCTGTGGTAACTCGGGATGTTCCGGATCATGCACTGGTGATGGGAAATCCCGGAAAAAGGGCCGGCTGGGTTTGCGCTTGCGGCGAAAAGCTGGAAGACGATCTCACCTGTGCCGTTTGCGGGGCCGCGTATGCCAAGGCGGGCACTGGCCTGAAGCCCATGTAG
- a CDS encoding MFS transporter yields MFHHLRKEQRLTTLVAGTMGNIMEWYDFALYGFMASILSQQFFPSEDKTASLMATYGVFAAGFIMRPLGSALFGWLGDTIGRSKVMLISVVLMTFPTVLLGLLPTYHSIGIWAPIFLVVIRLLQGLSVGGEFSSSVTYLVETSPENQRGLSGSFANVGSLGGMLLGSGMAALTSLVFTSEQLNSWAWRLPFFVAGLLGIGAIVLRQGLPNSKQFTKHAKGRDKDSPLREVLTVNRKQMIQGVLFASAYGAVFYLGLVYIPTWLKEYGQVPLAQAQDWNTAATALTLAALPVAAWVSDKFFRRTHLLVLAFGGIFVLAWPLHSWMLGGTGTSVTISQLVFGLLLAVPCGVAPALFVELFPAGDRLSGYSIAFNLGMGVVGGSTPMLATWLVQITGLETAPGLLMIGWSVVGAGVLFWMRDGSREPLPA; encoded by the coding sequence GTGTTTCATCATCTACGCAAGGAGCAGCGGTTGACCACCCTGGTCGCGGGGACCATGGGCAACATAATGGAGTGGTACGACTTCGCGCTTTATGGCTTTATGGCATCGATTTTATCGCAGCAATTTTTCCCCTCCGAAGACAAAACCGCATCTCTGATGGCTACGTATGGCGTATTCGCGGCCGGGTTCATCATGCGTCCCCTTGGCTCGGCCTTGTTCGGCTGGCTTGGTGATACCATAGGCCGTAGCAAGGTTATGCTTATTTCCGTGGTGCTGATGACCTTTCCTACGGTGTTGCTGGGGCTGTTGCCCACGTATCATTCCATCGGGATTTGGGCGCCGATTTTTCTCGTGGTGATCCGTCTGCTTCAGGGGTTGTCCGTGGGCGGTGAGTTTTCCTCCTCCGTGACCTATCTGGTGGAGACATCGCCGGAAAACCAGCGAGGGCTGTCCGGCAGTTTTGCCAATGTGGGCAGTTTGGGCGGCATGCTCCTGGGGTCAGGGATGGCTGCCTTGACTTCGCTCGTATTCACTTCGGAACAATTGAACTCCTGGGCCTGGCGGCTGCCGTTCTTTGTCGCAGGTTTGTTGGGGATTGGGGCCATTGTCCTGCGCCAGGGGTTACCAAACTCCAAACAATTTACAAAACATGCCAAGGGACGGGACAAGGACTCGCCGCTTCGCGAAGTCTTGACGGTGAACCGTAAGCAGATGATTCAGGGGGTGCTGTTTGCTTCGGCGTACGGCGCTGTTTTCTATTTAGGCCTTGTCTACATTCCGACCTGGCTCAAAGAATACGGACAAGTTCCGTTGGCCCAGGCTCAGGACTGGAATACCGCTGCCACGGCATTGACTCTTGCGGCACTACCTGTGGCGGCCTGGGTGTCGGATAAATTTTTCCGGCGCACACACCTGCTTGTTTTAGCTTTTGGGGGGATCTTTGTGCTGGCGTGGCCGCTGCACAGTTGGATGCTTGGTGGGACCGGAACTTCCGTAACCATTTCGCAATTGGTTTTTGGGCTGCTGCTGGCCGTACCGTGCGGCGTGGCACCGGCTCTGTTCGTGGAACTGTTTCCGGCCGGGGATCGCCTTTCCGGATATTCCATCGCCTTCAATCTCGGCATGGGGGTTGTTGGCGGTTCAACGCCCATGCTGGCCACATGGCTGGTGCAGATCACGGGGCTGGAGACGGCGCCCGGGCTGCTGATGATCGGCTGGAGCGTTGTCGGCGCAGGCGTTCTGTTTTGGATGCGTGATGGGAGTCGGGAGCCATTACCCGCCTAG
- a CDS encoding type II toxin-antitoxin system ParD family antitoxin has protein sequence MDHSTLSIDTNKYYFSTSHHEGGPNAKKNTSVTLGPHFDNFISNQVREGRFNSASEAIRAGLRLLEEREAKVKALQLALIEGEKSGIADYSLEKLSAELDG, from the coding sequence TTGGACCATTCTACGCTTTCGATTGATACCAATAAATATTATTTTTCCACAAGCCACCACGAAGGAGGACCAAATGCAAAAAAAAACACCAGCGTCACGCTCGGACCACATTTCGACAACTTCATCAGCAATCAGGTCAGGGAAGGGCGTTTCAATTCCGCCAGCGAAGCTATTCGTGCAGGGTTGCGACTCCTTGAGGAGCGCGAAGCCAAGGTCAAAGCCCTGCAACTCGCACTCATTGAGGGCGAAAAGAGCGGTATTGCCGATTACTCCCTTGAAAAGCTGTCTGCCGAGTTGGACGGCTAG
- a CDS encoding ABC transporter ATP-binding protein, with translation MNPLLEIEDLRVRYGNIEALHGVSFTVEEGEIVTLIGANGAGKSTTLMSIARLPPPEAPKVISGDIRHKGVSLLNMPPDKVVSDLHTALVPEGRHIFGNLSVEENLKLATYARKGDSVPDIQRDYDQVYSLFPRLAERRKQQSESLSGGEQQMLAVGRALMSKCSIIMLDEPSMGLAPALMYDMFRTLKQLNEEGMTILLVEQNANLALKFAHRGYVLDTGEIVAQGTSAELLEDPEVKKAYLGA, from the coding sequence TTGAACCCGCTACTTGAAATCGAAGATCTCAGGGTCAGGTACGGCAACATCGAAGCCCTGCATGGCGTCTCCTTTACCGTGGAGGAAGGGGAAATCGTCACGCTCATCGGGGCCAACGGTGCCGGAAAGTCCACAACCCTCATGTCCATTGCGCGGCTGCCCCCGCCCGAGGCTCCCAAGGTCATTTCCGGGGATATCCGGCACAAGGGCGTCAGCCTCCTGAATATGCCTCCCGACAAGGTCGTTTCAGACCTGCATACGGCCCTGGTCCCGGAGGGGCGCCATATCTTTGGCAACCTGTCCGTGGAGGAGAACCTCAAGCTGGCCACCTACGCCCGCAAAGGTGATTCCGTTCCCGACATTCAGCGCGACTATGATCAGGTCTATAGCCTGTTCCCCCGTCTGGCCGAGCGTCGGAAACAGCAAAGTGAGTCGCTTTCCGGCGGTGAGCAGCAGATGCTTGCTGTGGGACGTGCGCTCATGTCCAAATGTTCCATCATCATGCTGGACGAACCGTCCATGGGACTGGCCCCGGCCTTGATGTACGACATGTTCCGCACGCTCAAACAGCTGAATGAGGAAGGCATGACCATTTTGCTCGTGGAGCAGAACGCGAACCTTGCCCTCAAGTTTGCGCACCGGGGCTATGTGCTGGACACGGGAGAGATCGTGGCGCAGGGCACTTCTGCGGAGTTGCTGGAGGATCCCGAGGTGAAGAAGGCCTATCTCGGGGCGTAG
- a CDS encoding ABC transporter ATP-binding protein, with protein sequence MSLLKVEHMTQNFGGLQAVSDFNIELQGGELVALIGPNGAGKTTIFNLVSGFYKPSEGRISIAGKDTRGMRPHQVTALGVSRTFQNIRLWKDMDVLDNIRVAQHYRMGYSIWDAFVRTRKYMGREKEIDRISWKLLEAMNLKEYAHEVPPNLPYGLQRRVEIARAMSIQPQLLLLDEPAAGLNSRDVEELIDLVRWIHETFDITIWMIEHQMKVVMSLCSWIKVIDFGQTIAEGTPEQIQNHPQVIKAYLGDDTI encoded by the coding sequence ATGTCGCTTCTGAAAGTGGAACACATGACGCAGAACTTCGGCGGCCTGCAGGCGGTGTCGGATTTCAACATCGAACTGCAGGGCGGCGAACTGGTGGCGCTCATCGGTCCCAACGGGGCGGGAAAGACCACCATTTTTAACCTGGTATCCGGATTCTACAAGCCCAGTGAGGGCCGTATCAGCATCGCGGGCAAGGATACCCGGGGCATGCGGCCGCATCAGGTCACAGCTTTGGGCGTCTCCCGGACATTCCAGAACATTCGCCTCTGGAAGGATATGGACGTGCTGGACAACATCCGCGTGGCCCAGCACTACCGCATGGGCTACAGCATTTGGGACGCATTCGTCCGCACGCGCAAATACATGGGGCGTGAGAAGGAAATCGACCGCATTTCCTGGAAACTGCTCGAGGCCATGAACCTCAAGGAGTATGCTCACGAGGTGCCGCCGAACCTGCCGTACGGACTGCAACGGCGCGTGGAGATCGCCCGGGCCATGTCCATCCAGCCTCAGTTGCTGCTGCTGGACGAACCCGCCGCGGGCCTGAACTCCCGGGACGTGGAAGAACTCATTGATCTGGTTCGCTGGATCCACGAAACATTCGATATTACCATCTGGATGATTGAGCACCAGATGAAAGTGGTTATGAGCCTTTGTTCCTGGATCAAGGTCATCGACTTCGGCCAGACCATCGCTGAAGGCACGCCCGAGCAAATCCAGAACCATCCCCAAGTCATCAAAGCCTATCTGGGAGACGATACGATTTGA
- a CDS encoding branched-chain amino acid ABC transporter permease has translation MQRNAFALAVISGCVLIILLAQFKVINLYIQSVIMFMGINIMISTSLNLVNGNMGEFSCGHAAFLCVGAYVSSITSVLIMAPNDITGAPFLPPEFSLLVFPISVFLGGIVAALAGILVALPSFKTRGDYLAIITIAVNYMVISGIENLDIIGGPRGFMGMKKVVKSMYQVADVPWMMIFVALGTIFCVMLIRRYVSSTYGKGVNAVCQDEIAAEIMSVNTNKVKLVTFMLSSGLCGMAGGLFAHVVGYVNPQSFNILKSTEAMVMVYLGGMGSLSGAVMSAVFFTFLLELLRPLQILKWVIIPFTLVLLMQFRPEGIMGNKELTDVFPKLRKYCRFK, from the coding sequence CTGCAACGCAATGCCTTTGCCCTGGCGGTGATTTCGGGTTGCGTCCTGATCATCCTGCTGGCGCAATTTAAAGTCATCAACCTTTACATCCAATCCGTGATCATGTTCATGGGAATCAACATCATGATTTCCACGAGTCTGAACCTGGTCAACGGCAACATGGGAGAATTCTCGTGCGGGCACGCCGCGTTCCTGTGTGTGGGCGCGTATGTCTCGTCCATCACCAGCGTGCTGATCATGGCTCCCAACGACATCACCGGCGCACCGTTTCTGCCGCCGGAATTCTCACTGCTGGTGTTCCCCATTTCCGTATTCCTCGGGGGAATCGTCGCGGCCCTGGCCGGAATTCTTGTGGCTCTCCCGTCCTTCAAGACAAGGGGGGACTACCTGGCCATCATCACCATTGCCGTGAACTACATGGTCATTTCCGGCATCGAGAACCTGGACATCATCGGCGGTCCCCGCGGGTTCATGGGCATGAAGAAAGTGGTCAAGTCCATGTACCAGGTGGCGGATGTGCCTTGGATGATGATTTTTGTGGCTCTGGGCACCATCTTTTGCGTGATGCTCATCCGGCGCTATGTGTCGTCCACCTATGGCAAGGGCGTAAACGCCGTCTGCCAGGACGAGATCGCCGCGGAAATCATGAGTGTGAACACCAATAAGGTGAAACTGGTGACCTTCATGCTTTCTTCGGGACTTTGCGGCATGGCGGGCGGACTGTTCGCGCATGTGGTGGGCTATGTGAACCCCCAGTCCTTCAATATCCTCAAGTCTACAGAGGCCATGGTCATGGTCTACCTGGGCGGCATGGGTTCCCTTTCCGGCGCGGTCATGTCGGCGGTGTTCTTCACATTCCTGTTGGAATTGTTGCGGCCGCTGCAAATTCTCAAGTGGGTCATCATCCCCTTCACCCTGGTGCTGCTCATGCAGTTCCGGCCTGAGGGCATCATGGGCAACAAGGAATTGACCGACGTCTTCCCGAAACTGCGCAAGTACTGCCGGTTCAAGTAA
- a CDS encoding branched-chain amino acid ABC transporter permease yields MEVLIQNIINALQWGSFYALIALGYTLVYGVLLLINFAHGDIFMVGAYIAFFAVVFMLGNLGLDPGITLALAVPVTMILTSGVGVTLERVAYRPLRRKGAHRLYVVITALMCGLILENGNLALLGASRKKFPELLETTIYRFGDISVTNLKIIVIVAAVLVFLFLQFVVTRTKIGMAMRGISYDKFAIPLMGIPVDTVIVFTFILGSGFAGLAGLLFAMSYPVLEPYMGALIGWKAFIAAVVGGIGDIRGAFVGGFLLGFIEIGVVAIFPSTMRDLFAFTILLLILWAKPTGLFGLARNQKI; encoded by the coding sequence GTGGAAGTCCTGATCCAAAACATCATCAACGCATTGCAGTGGGGGAGCTTTTACGCGCTCATCGCCCTGGGCTACACACTGGTGTACGGCGTGCTGCTCCTGATCAACTTCGCCCACGGCGATATCTTCATGGTCGGTGCGTACATCGCGTTTTTCGCGGTCGTTTTCATGCTCGGCAATCTGGGGCTGGATCCCGGCATTACCCTGGCCCTGGCCGTACCGGTAACCATGATCCTCACCTCGGGTGTGGGGGTGACCCTGGAGCGCGTGGCCTACCGCCCCCTGCGGCGAAAGGGCGCCCACCGGCTGTATGTGGTCATCACCGCGCTCATGTGCGGTCTGATCCTGGAAAATGGAAACCTCGCCCTGCTCGGAGCGAGCCGTAAGAAATTTCCGGAGCTTTTGGAAACCACCATTTACCGCTTCGGCGACATTTCCGTAACCAACCTCAAGATCATCGTCATCGTCGCGGCCGTCCTGGTCTTTTTATTTCTGCAGTTCGTGGTCACGCGGACCAAGATCGGCATGGCTATGCGCGGTATTTCCTACGATAAGTTCGCCATCCCCCTGATGGGGATTCCCGTGGATACGGTCATCGTGTTCACCTTTATCCTGGGATCGGGGTTTGCAGGACTGGCGGGACTGCTCTTTGCCATGAGCTATCCGGTGCTGGAGCCATACATGGGCGCGCTCATCGGCTGGAAGGCGTTCATCGCCGCCGTGGTGGGGGGCATCGGGGACATCCGCGGAGCCTTTGTGGGCGGATTCCTGCTCGGCTTCATCGAGATCGGCGTGGTGGCCATTTTCCCGTCCACCATGCGCGACCTCTTCGCTTTCACCATTCTGCTGCTCATTCTCTGGGCCAAGCCCACCGGCCTGTTCGGGCTGGCGCGCAACCAGAAGATCTGA
- a CDS encoding ABC transporter substrate-binding protein produces the protein MQRFLKRTVQMTVLTILAAFLFTGCGSQDDNVIRIGFNIPLTGDIPKVGEASKFAAEMLLEDINGKGGITIGDKQYLVEFVYEDNESKAESAVNAALKLIDQDGVVAIIGPNSSKQAVPAGGTANENETPMISPWSTNPDTTKDRPWIFRAAFLDPFQGPVAVNFAAKTFGAKTAAVIFDISNDYSKGLAEIFRQEWEKKMGPGSVVAFESHGTKDQDFSAQLTTIIGASPDFIFVPNNYNQVALIVKQAHDLGWQGPFMGSDAWGSAELMQLCGDDCKGQHFSTHYAAAGATGDTKVFIERYNEKYGYTPDDVAALTWDATRLVVQAIEGLSEWPEERTAQRAAIRDALGNIAEFQGVTGTMKFDEQGDPIKCAVVVRISDEGAFEFAESVCP, from the coding sequence ATGCAACGGTTCCTTAAACGCACCGTCCAGATGACGGTCCTTACGATCCTTGCCGCGTTTCTGTTCACCGGCTGCGGTTCCCAGGATGACAACGTCATCCGGATTGGATTCAATATCCCGCTGACCGGCGATATTCCCAAAGTGGGCGAAGCTTCCAAGTTCGCTGCCGAGATGCTCCTTGAGGACATCAACGGCAAGGGCGGCATCACCATCGGCGACAAGCAGTATCTGGTGGAGTTCGTCTACGAAGACAACGAGTCCAAGGCCGAGTCCGCGGTGAACGCGGCTCTGAAGCTCATCGACCAGGACGGCGTGGTGGCCATTATCGGTCCCAACTCCTCCAAGCAGGCCGTGCCTGCCGGTGGTACCGCCAACGAGAACGAGACGCCCATGATCTCGCCCTGGTCCACCAACCCCGATACCACGAAGGATCGCCCCTGGATCTTCCGCGCCGCGTTCCTGGATCCCTTCCAGGGTCCGGTGGCCGTGAACTTCGCGGCCAAGACCTTTGGCGCGAAGACCGCTGCGGTCATTTTCGACATCTCCAACGACTACTCCAAGGGTCTGGCCGAGATTTTCCGTCAGGAATGGGAAAAGAAAATGGGACCCGGCTCCGTGGTCGCCTTTGAATCCCACGGCACCAAGGATCAGGATTTTTCCGCCCAGCTGACCACCATCATCGGTGCGTCCCCGGACTTCATCTTTGTGCCCAACAACTACAACCAGGTGGCCTTGATCGTGAAGCAGGCCCATGACCTGGGCTGGCAGGGACCGTTCATGGGTTCTGACGCCTGGGGATCCGCCGAGCTGATGCAACTGTGCGGCGACGACTGCAAGGGTCAGCACTTCTCGACGCATTATGCTGCTGCCGGCGCCACCGGCGACACCAAGGTGTTCATCGAGCGCTATAACGAGAAGTACGGCTACACGCCTGATGACGTGGCCGCGCTGACCTGGGACGCCACACGTCTGGTGGTCCAGGCCATCGAAGGGTTGAGCGAGTGGCCTGAAGAGCGCACAGCTCAGCGTGCCGCCATCCGGGACGCCCTCGGCAATATCGCCGAGTTCCAGGGTGTCACCGGCACCATGAAGTTCGACGAGCAGGGTGATCCCATCAAGTGCGCCGTTGTTGTGCGCATTTCCGATGAGGGCGCGTTCGAGTTCGCCGAATCCGTCTGCCCCTAA
- a CDS encoding D-sedoheptulose 7-phosphate isomerase: protein MSITALEKVRAHAEAGQRVREAFFQDHSEQLVETARTCAVCLAKGGKLLLCGNGGSAADSQHLAAEFVNRFKLERPPLPAIALTTDTSIITATGNDYSFTQIFEKQVQALGNPGDILLGISTSGSSPNVLAALREARRRGMVTIGLTGERGGEMIGLCDTLLAVPSPDTAVAQELHIAIGHVLCLLVDHFLFESVMELNPYLQENEG from the coding sequence ATGAGTATCACCGCGCTAGAGAAGGTCCGCGCCCATGCAGAGGCCGGACAGCGTGTTCGAGAGGCGTTCTTTCAGGATCACTCCGAACAGTTAGTCGAAACCGCCCGCACCTGCGCTGTTTGCCTGGCCAAAGGCGGCAAGCTCCTGCTGTGCGGCAATGGCGGCTCCGCAGCGGACAGCCAGCATCTCGCGGCGGAATTCGTCAATCGTTTCAAGCTGGAACGACCTCCTCTCCCGGCCATTGCCCTGACCACGGATACGTCCATCATCACGGCCACGGGCAACGACTACAGCTTTACCCAGATTTTTGAAAAACAAGTGCAGGCGCTGGGCAACCCGGGAGATATCCTCCTGGGCATTTCCACTTCGGGCAGCAGCCCCAACGTGCTGGCCGCTCTGCGTGAAGCCCGCCGCCGAGGCATGGTCACCATCGGACTGACCGGAGAGCGTGGCGGGGAAATGATCGGTCTTTGCGACACGTTACTGGCTGTTCCCTCTCCCGACACCGCCGTGGCCCAGGAGCTTCATATCGCCATTGGTCATGTGCTGTGTCTGTTGGTGGACCACTTTCTCTTCGAGTCCGTCATGGAGCTGAATCCCTACCTGCAAGAAAATGAGGGTTGA